A segment of the Streptomyces sp. XD-27 genome:
CGCTCGCCGGAAAGCTCGGCCGCTGGCTCAAGGGCCAGGGCCACTCTCCGCTGCTGGTCGCCTGCGACCTCCAGCGCCCCAACGCGGTCAACCAGCTCGCGGTCGTCGCCGAGCGCGCCGGCGTCGGCATCTACGCGCCGCAGCCCGGCAACGGCGTCGGCGACCCGGTGCAGGTCGCCAAGGACTCCATCGAGTACGCGAAGACCAAGGTCCACGACATCGTCATCGTCGACACCGCGGGCCGCCTCGGTATCGACCAGGAGATGATGCAGCAGGCCGCGGACATCCGCGACGCCATCTCCCCGGACGAGATCCTCTTCATCGTCGACGCGATGATCGGCCAGGACGCGGTCAACACCGCCGAGGCGTTCCGCGACGGCGTGGGCTTCGACGGCGTGGTGCTCTCCAAGCTCGACGGTGACGCCCGCGGTGGTGCCGCGCTGTCCATCGCGCACATCACCGGCAAGCAGATCATGTTCGCCTCCAACGGCGAGAAGCTGGACGACTTCGACGCGTTCCACCCGGACCGCATGGCGTCCCGCATCCTCGGCATGGGCGACATGCTCAGCCTGATCGAGAAGGCCGAGCAGACCTTCAGCCAGGCCGAGGCCGAGAAGATGGCGGCCAAGCTGGCGAAGGGCCCCAAGGAGTTCACGCTCGACGACTTCCTGGCGCAGATGGAGCAGGTCAGGAAGATGGGCTCCATCTCCAAGCTGCTCGGCATGCTGCCCGGCATGGGGCAGATCAAGGACCAGATCAACAACCTTGACGAGCGGGACGTGGACCGCACCGCCGCGATCATCAAGTCGATGACCCCGGCCGAGCGCCAGGACCCGACGATCATCAACGGCTCGCGCCGGGCCCGTATCGCGCGCGGCTCCGGTGTCGACGTCAGCGCGGTGAAGAACCTGGTGGAGCGGTTCTTCGACGCGCGCAAGATGATGTCGCGGATGGCCCAGGGCGGCGGGATGCCGGGTATGCCCGGGATGCCGGGCATGGGCGGCGGCGCCGCGAAGCGCAAGGGCAAGCAGCAGAAGAAGGCCAAGGGGAAGCAGCGCAGCGGCAACCCGATGAAGCGCAAGGCCGAGGAGGAGGCCGCCGCACAGCGCAGGGCGGCCGGACCCGGGGCCCAGCCGGGTGGCGCGTTCGGGCTGCCGGGCGCGGGTCAGGACGCGGCGGACTTCGAACTGCCCAAGGAGTTCAAGGACCTGCTGCCGCCGAAGTAGGCAGGACGTCCCACCCGGACGCCGGGCGCGCTGGTTCTGCCAGTCCGCCCGGCGTCCGGCGTTTCACGGGCCACGGGCACGTCGCCGTCCAAGAGCGGCCTGCGGGGAGGAGCCGGCGCGGCTACGTCCGGGCGATGACGTAGCGGAACACGTTCGGCATCCACACCGTGCCGTCCGGGCGCCGGTACGGGTGCAGCGCCTCGGTGATCTCCTTGCGTACCT
Coding sequences within it:
- the ffh gene encoding signal recognition particle protein → MFDTLSDRLAATFKNLRGKGRLSEADIDATAREIRIALLEADVALPVVRSFIKQVKERALGAEVSQALNPAQQVIKIVNEELIGILGGETRRLRFAKQPPTVIMLAGLQGAGKTTLAGKLGRWLKGQGHSPLLVACDLQRPNAVNQLAVVAERAGVGIYAPQPGNGVGDPVQVAKDSIEYAKTKVHDIVIVDTAGRLGIDQEMMQQAADIRDAISPDEILFIVDAMIGQDAVNTAEAFRDGVGFDGVVLSKLDGDARGGAALSIAHITGKQIMFASNGEKLDDFDAFHPDRMASRILGMGDMLSLIEKAEQTFSQAEAEKMAAKLAKGPKEFTLDDFLAQMEQVRKMGSISKLLGMLPGMGQIKDQINNLDERDVDRTAAIIKSMTPAERQDPTIINGSRRARIARGSGVDVSAVKNLVERFFDARKMMSRMAQGGGMPGMPGMPGMGGGAAKRKGKQQKKAKGKQRSGNPMKRKAEEEAAAQRRAAGPGAQPGGAFGLPGAGQDAADFELPKEFKDLLPPK